The Humulus lupulus chromosome 3, drHumLupu1.1, whole genome shotgun sequence genome window below encodes:
- the LOC133824828 gene encoding probable ADP-ribosylation factor GTPase-activating protein AGD14 isoform X2 yields MGSRKEEERNEKIIRGLMKLPPNRKCINCNSLGPQYVCTNFWSFVCIACSGIHREFTHRVKSVSMAKFTSQEVEALQNGGNQRAREIYLKDWDIQRHRFPDSSNVDKVRQFIKDVYVDRKYAGGKTTDKPPRDTQNRGLHEDDTRRASSYHSYSQSPPYDHQYEDRRYGKQAAALTRKPGSDRGRYEGKMSSFIYSPGRLSEQMYEDRFANDGSNSRVSDYSVSSGGDPFRSGTQSPSFRSGTQSPSYQKDTGFSSPPFHSSRDVVSEDVKRQAVDSFPQRSRSSGSFGSIEGNFVPHKSFSSGGLTDIGSHFEQAAGAVQDQSSFNGSPVLGSSGNLDLFKSPSVPETVSSSAQIDLFQLPEAPAPLSVDLFQPSVVSSTSPPPSLDLFAVTDQLQSTTISNEKIPEFPAPKNEGWATFDTPQSTTPINLGIIPSNSGESLGKVDLFSSFDTSMQWPSFQDSSYHSSLNISSPWNDSLQGVTAPNPNSTNTQLWNAFEDTVGQHPLEGFKQDGGPLVGIDGHSSTANQDLAFTASENSNLESIQRAASHGEPPGPVPSLAVGPSYTPPMLPLTGETQSHSTDRKSNNPFDLPYDSEPEENNMFLDMSSLQMQGALPDAQLPSSYLGGLSEPWFPQNSATPYIPDAGQGGVTYLSPQVPSSQIQNVPAQGPVASSIGGNPFA; encoded by the exons ATGGGGAGTAGAAAGGAAGAGGAGCGAAATGAGAAGATTATTAGAGGTCTTATGAAGCTACCTCCTAATCGCAAATGCATCAACTGTAATAGCCTG GGTCCCCAGTATGTCTGTACGAATTTTTGGAGCTTCGTTTGTATAGCGTGCAGCGGAATACA CCGAGAGTTTACTCATCGAGTGAAGTCTGTATCGATGGCAAAATTTACTTCTCAAGAAGTTGAAGCACTTCAAAATGGTGGTAATCAG CGAGCTAGAGAAATATATTTGAAGGATTGGGACATTCAGAGGCACCGATTTCCTGACAGCAG TAATGTTGACAAAGTTCGGCAGTTCATAAAAGATGTGTATGTTGATAGAAAATACGCAGGAGGAAAAACCACCGACAAGCCTCCAAGAGATACACAG AATCGTGGACTTCATGAAGATGATACAAGACGTGCCAGTTCTTACCATTCTTATTCTCAAAGTCCTCCTTATGATCATCAGTATGAGGATCGCCGGTATGGAAAACAAGCAGCTGCGCTTACCAGGAAGCCTGGATCAGACCGAGGCCGCTATGAAGGGAAGATGTCTAGCTTTATCTACAGTCCTGGCCGCTTAAGTGAGCAAATGTATGAGGATAGATTTGCCAATGATGGCTCTAATTCTCGAGTTTCAGACTATTCTGTCTCCAGTGGAGGGGATCCATTCAGATCAGGTACACAGTCCCCTAGTTTTAGATCAGGTACGCAGTCCCCTAGTTATCAGAAGGATACTGGTTTCAGCAGTCCACCATTCCATTCTTCAAGGGATGTTGTGAGTGAGGATGTTAAGCGCCAAGCAGTAGATTCTTTTCCGCAG AGAAGTAGATCTTCTGGAAGTTTTGGATCAATTGAAGGCAACTTTGTGCCTCACAAGTCATTTAGTTCCGGAGGTTTAACAGATATTGGCTCACACTTCGAACAAGCTGCTGGAGCAGTCCAAGACCAATCATCCTTTAATGGATCACCGGTTCTGGGAAGTTCTGGTAATTTGGATCTTTTCAAGTCCCCATCTGTACCAGAAACAGTATCTTCGTCAGCACAAATTGACTTGTTTCAGTTACCAGAAGCACCAGCTCCTTTATCAGTAGATCTGTTTCAACCATCAGTAGTATCGTCAACTTCACCGCCACCCTCTTTGGACTTGTTTGCTGTTACGGATCAGCTACAGTCTACAACAATCTCCAATGAAAAGATACCAGAGTTTCCTGCCCCTAAAAATGAAGGATGGGCAACATTTGATACGCCTCAGTCCACAACTCCTATTAACCTTGGAATTATACCCTCTAACAGTGGAGAGTCTCTAGGAAAGGTTGATCTCTTTTCATCCTTTGATACAAGCATGCAATGGCCATCATTCCAAGATTCTAGTTATCACAGTTCTTTGAATATATCTAGTCCATGGAATGATAGTTTGCAGGGTGTAACAGCTCCCAATCCCAATAGCACAAACACTCAG CTATGGAATGCTTTTGAAGATACTGTTGGACAGCATCCTTTGGAGGGCTTTAAACAGGATGGCGGACCACTAGTGGGGATAGATGGGCATTCTTCAACTGCTAATCAGGATTTGGCATTTACAGCTTCCGAG AACTCCAATTTAGAAAGTATCCAAAGGGCTGCTTCTCATGGGGAACCTCCTGGTCCTGTTCCATCTCTTGCAGTGGGGCCATCATATACTCCTCCAATGCTTCCTTTAACG GGAGAAACGCAGTCGCATTCTACCGATCGCAAATCAAATAACCCATTTGATCTTCCTTATGATTCAGAACCGGAAGAAAACAACATG TTTCTGGACATGAGCTCCTTACAAATGCAAGGTGCTCTACCGGATGCCCAGCTTCCTTCCAGTTACCTTGGTGGTTTATCTGAACCATGGTTTCCTCAAAATTCAGCGACTCCTTATATTCCTGATGCTGGACAAG GTGGTGTAACATATCTATCCCCACAAGTTCCAAGCTCCCAAATACA GAATGTACCAGCCCAGGGGCCTGTTGCGTCGTCGATCGGAGGAAATCCATTCGCGTAG
- the LOC133824828 gene encoding probable ADP-ribosylation factor GTPase-activating protein AGD14 isoform X3, with product MGSRKEEERNEKIIRGLMKLPPNRKCINCNSLGPQYVCTNFWSFVCIACSGIHREFTHRVKSVSMAKFTSQEVEALQNGGNQRAREIYLKDWDIQRHRFPDSSNVDKVRQFIKDVYVDRKYAGGKTTDKPPRDTQNRGLHEDDTRRASSYHSYSQSPPYDHQYEDRRYGKQAAALTRKPGSDRGRYEGKMSSFIYSPGRLSEQMYEDRFANDGSNSRVSDYSVSSGGDPFRSGTQSPSFRSGTQSPSYQKDTGFSSPPFHSSRDVVSEDVKRQAVDSFPQRSRSSGSFGSIEGNFVPHKSFSSGGLTDIGSHFEQAAGAVQDQSSFNGSPVLGSSGNLDLFKSPSVPETVSSSAQIDLFQLPEAPAPLSVDLFQPSVVSSTSPPPSLDLFAVTDQLQSTTISNEKIPEFPAPKNEGWATFDTPQSTTPINLGIIPSNSGESLGKVDLFSSFDTSMQWPSFQDSSYHSSLNISSPWNDSLQGVTAPNPNSTNTQLWNAFEDTVGQHPLEGFKQDGGPLVGIDGHSSTANQDLAFTASENSNLESIQRAASHGEPPGPVPSLAVGPSYTPPMLPLTGETQSHSTDRKSNNPFDLPYDSEPEENNMLVDIFLHKVNA from the exons ATGGGGAGTAGAAAGGAAGAGGAGCGAAATGAGAAGATTATTAGAGGTCTTATGAAGCTACCTCCTAATCGCAAATGCATCAACTGTAATAGCCTG GGTCCCCAGTATGTCTGTACGAATTTTTGGAGCTTCGTTTGTATAGCGTGCAGCGGAATACA CCGAGAGTTTACTCATCGAGTGAAGTCTGTATCGATGGCAAAATTTACTTCTCAAGAAGTTGAAGCACTTCAAAATGGTGGTAATCAG CGAGCTAGAGAAATATATTTGAAGGATTGGGACATTCAGAGGCACCGATTTCCTGACAGCAG TAATGTTGACAAAGTTCGGCAGTTCATAAAAGATGTGTATGTTGATAGAAAATACGCAGGAGGAAAAACCACCGACAAGCCTCCAAGAGATACACAG AATCGTGGACTTCATGAAGATGATACAAGACGTGCCAGTTCTTACCATTCTTATTCTCAAAGTCCTCCTTATGATCATCAGTATGAGGATCGCCGGTATGGAAAACAAGCAGCTGCGCTTACCAGGAAGCCTGGATCAGACCGAGGCCGCTATGAAGGGAAGATGTCTAGCTTTATCTACAGTCCTGGCCGCTTAAGTGAGCAAATGTATGAGGATAGATTTGCCAATGATGGCTCTAATTCTCGAGTTTCAGACTATTCTGTCTCCAGTGGAGGGGATCCATTCAGATCAGGTACACAGTCCCCTAGTTTTAGATCAGGTACGCAGTCCCCTAGTTATCAGAAGGATACTGGTTTCAGCAGTCCACCATTCCATTCTTCAAGGGATGTTGTGAGTGAGGATGTTAAGCGCCAAGCAGTAGATTCTTTTCCGCAG AGAAGTAGATCTTCTGGAAGTTTTGGATCAATTGAAGGCAACTTTGTGCCTCACAAGTCATTTAGTTCCGGAGGTTTAACAGATATTGGCTCACACTTCGAACAAGCTGCTGGAGCAGTCCAAGACCAATCATCCTTTAATGGATCACCGGTTCTGGGAAGTTCTGGTAATTTGGATCTTTTCAAGTCCCCATCTGTACCAGAAACAGTATCTTCGTCAGCACAAATTGACTTGTTTCAGTTACCAGAAGCACCAGCTCCTTTATCAGTAGATCTGTTTCAACCATCAGTAGTATCGTCAACTTCACCGCCACCCTCTTTGGACTTGTTTGCTGTTACGGATCAGCTACAGTCTACAACAATCTCCAATGAAAAGATACCAGAGTTTCCTGCCCCTAAAAATGAAGGATGGGCAACATTTGATACGCCTCAGTCCACAACTCCTATTAACCTTGGAATTATACCCTCTAACAGTGGAGAGTCTCTAGGAAAGGTTGATCTCTTTTCATCCTTTGATACAAGCATGCAATGGCCATCATTCCAAGATTCTAGTTATCACAGTTCTTTGAATATATCTAGTCCATGGAATGATAGTTTGCAGGGTGTAACAGCTCCCAATCCCAATAGCACAAACACTCAG CTATGGAATGCTTTTGAAGATACTGTTGGACAGCATCCTTTGGAGGGCTTTAAACAGGATGGCGGACCACTAGTGGGGATAGATGGGCATTCTTCAACTGCTAATCAGGATTTGGCATTTACAGCTTCCGAG AACTCCAATTTAGAAAGTATCCAAAGGGCTGCTTCTCATGGGGAACCTCCTGGTCCTGTTCCATCTCTTGCAGTGGGGCCATCATATACTCCTCCAATGCTTCCTTTAACG GGAGAAACGCAGTCGCATTCTACCGATCGCAAATCAAATAACCCATTTGATCTTCCTTATGATTCAGAACCGGAAGAAAACAACATG CTGGTGGATATCTTTCTTCATAAAGTAAATGCTTAA
- the LOC133824828 gene encoding probable ADP-ribosylation factor GTPase-activating protein AGD14 isoform X1, which produces MGSRKEEERNEKIIRGLMKLPPNRKCINCNSLGPQYVCTNFWSFVCIACSGIHREFTHRVKSVSMAKFTSQEVEALQNGGNQRAREIYLKDWDIQRHRFPDSSNVDKVRQFIKDVYVDRKYAGGKTTDKPPRDTQNRGLHEDDTRRASSYHSYSQSPPYDHQYEDRRYGKQAAALTRKPGSDRGRYEGKMSSFIYSPGRLSEQMYEDRFANDGSNSRVSDYSVSSGGDPFRSGTQSPSFRSGTQSPSYQKDTGFSSPPFHSSRDVVSEDVKRQAVDSFPQRSRSSGSFGSIEGNFVPHKSFSSGGLTDIGSHFEQAAGAVQDQSSFNGSPVLGSSGNLDLFKSPSVPETVSSSAQIDLFQLPEAPAPLSVDLFQPSVVSSTSPPPSLDLFAVTDQLQSTTISNEKIPEFPAPKNEGWATFDTPQSTTPINLGIIPSNSGESLGKVDLFSSFDTSMQWPSFQDSSYHSSLNISSPWNDSLQGVTAPNPNSTNTQLWNAFEDTVGQHPLEGFKQDGGPLVGIDGHSSTANQDLAFTASENSNLESIQRAASHGEPPGPVPSLAVGPSYTPPMLPLTGETQSHSTDRKSNNPFDLPYDSEPEENNMFLDMSSLQMQGALPDAQLPSSYLGGLSEPWFPQNSATPYIPDAGQGGVTYLSPQVPSSQIHLFGRNVPAQGPVASSIGGNPFA; this is translated from the exons ATGGGGAGTAGAAAGGAAGAGGAGCGAAATGAGAAGATTATTAGAGGTCTTATGAAGCTACCTCCTAATCGCAAATGCATCAACTGTAATAGCCTG GGTCCCCAGTATGTCTGTACGAATTTTTGGAGCTTCGTTTGTATAGCGTGCAGCGGAATACA CCGAGAGTTTACTCATCGAGTGAAGTCTGTATCGATGGCAAAATTTACTTCTCAAGAAGTTGAAGCACTTCAAAATGGTGGTAATCAG CGAGCTAGAGAAATATATTTGAAGGATTGGGACATTCAGAGGCACCGATTTCCTGACAGCAG TAATGTTGACAAAGTTCGGCAGTTCATAAAAGATGTGTATGTTGATAGAAAATACGCAGGAGGAAAAACCACCGACAAGCCTCCAAGAGATACACAG AATCGTGGACTTCATGAAGATGATACAAGACGTGCCAGTTCTTACCATTCTTATTCTCAAAGTCCTCCTTATGATCATCAGTATGAGGATCGCCGGTATGGAAAACAAGCAGCTGCGCTTACCAGGAAGCCTGGATCAGACCGAGGCCGCTATGAAGGGAAGATGTCTAGCTTTATCTACAGTCCTGGCCGCTTAAGTGAGCAAATGTATGAGGATAGATTTGCCAATGATGGCTCTAATTCTCGAGTTTCAGACTATTCTGTCTCCAGTGGAGGGGATCCATTCAGATCAGGTACACAGTCCCCTAGTTTTAGATCAGGTACGCAGTCCCCTAGTTATCAGAAGGATACTGGTTTCAGCAGTCCACCATTCCATTCTTCAAGGGATGTTGTGAGTGAGGATGTTAAGCGCCAAGCAGTAGATTCTTTTCCGCAG AGAAGTAGATCTTCTGGAAGTTTTGGATCAATTGAAGGCAACTTTGTGCCTCACAAGTCATTTAGTTCCGGAGGTTTAACAGATATTGGCTCACACTTCGAACAAGCTGCTGGAGCAGTCCAAGACCAATCATCCTTTAATGGATCACCGGTTCTGGGAAGTTCTGGTAATTTGGATCTTTTCAAGTCCCCATCTGTACCAGAAACAGTATCTTCGTCAGCACAAATTGACTTGTTTCAGTTACCAGAAGCACCAGCTCCTTTATCAGTAGATCTGTTTCAACCATCAGTAGTATCGTCAACTTCACCGCCACCCTCTTTGGACTTGTTTGCTGTTACGGATCAGCTACAGTCTACAACAATCTCCAATGAAAAGATACCAGAGTTTCCTGCCCCTAAAAATGAAGGATGGGCAACATTTGATACGCCTCAGTCCACAACTCCTATTAACCTTGGAATTATACCCTCTAACAGTGGAGAGTCTCTAGGAAAGGTTGATCTCTTTTCATCCTTTGATACAAGCATGCAATGGCCATCATTCCAAGATTCTAGTTATCACAGTTCTTTGAATATATCTAGTCCATGGAATGATAGTTTGCAGGGTGTAACAGCTCCCAATCCCAATAGCACAAACACTCAG CTATGGAATGCTTTTGAAGATACTGTTGGACAGCATCCTTTGGAGGGCTTTAAACAGGATGGCGGACCACTAGTGGGGATAGATGGGCATTCTTCAACTGCTAATCAGGATTTGGCATTTACAGCTTCCGAG AACTCCAATTTAGAAAGTATCCAAAGGGCTGCTTCTCATGGGGAACCTCCTGGTCCTGTTCCATCTCTTGCAGTGGGGCCATCATATACTCCTCCAATGCTTCCTTTAACG GGAGAAACGCAGTCGCATTCTACCGATCGCAAATCAAATAACCCATTTGATCTTCCTTATGATTCAGAACCGGAAGAAAACAACATG TTTCTGGACATGAGCTCCTTACAAATGCAAGGTGCTCTACCGGATGCCCAGCTTCCTTCCAGTTACCTTGGTGGTTTATCTGAACCATGGTTTCCTCAAAATTCAGCGACTCCTTATATTCCTGATGCTGGACAAG GTGGTGTAACATATCTATCCCCACAAGTTCCAAGCTCCCAAATACA CTTGTTCGGCAGGAATGTACCAGCCCAGGGGCCTGTTGCGTCGTCGATCGGAGGAAATCCATTCGCGTAG